One Desmodus rotundus isolate HL8 unplaced genomic scaffold, HLdesRot8A.1 manual_scaffold_322, whole genome shotgun sequence DNA segment encodes these proteins:
- the TRIM45 gene encoding E3 ubiquitin-protein ligase TRIM45 isoform X6, whose protein sequence is MGGVKALTIDHLAMNDVMLESLRGEGQGLVCDLCSDREVEKRCQTCKANLCHFCCQAHSRHCFHSYLLRKQAQQYDLPRLHSWRQKKTTYHTMVDLEDLKGYSRIGKAILCPAHPAEELRLFCELCDQPVCRDCVVGEHREHPCDFTSNVIHKHGDSVRELLKDTQPHVEALEDALAQIKETSSALQQRVEAVAADIRTFSEGYVKAIEEHRDKLLKQLEDIRIQKENSLQLQKAQLEQLLADMRTGVEFTEHLLTCGSDLEILITKGVVVERLMKLNQVEYTAHPRVNDKICFSPQEKAGRCRGYEVYGVINTKEVDPAKCVLQGEDLHRAREKQTTSFTLLCKDAAGESMGRGGDNVQVAVVPKDKKDSPVRTMVQDNKDGTYCVSFTPKEPGVYTVLVCIKEQHVQVLFFALGLNTEGLAIHCDREEKAPLTPRRVSLLHILLQWRPENRSLCLWGHHARWVPRLWPWTQRPPRPSTLVMLWEVYREVRMYMGRRAERSQESAQDRGTLTAARASLLSCTASEDQRSQAWMNSEETEKIKNKVPYLYSGVKYFL, encoded by the exons ATGGGTGGAGTGAAGGCTTTAACCATAGACCACCTGGCCATGAATGATGTGATGCTGGAGAGTCTGCGTGGGGAAGGCCAGGGCCTGGTGTGTGACCTGTGCAGCGACAGGGAAGTGGAGAAGAGGTGTCAGACCTGCAAAGCCAATCTCTGCCATTTCTGCTGCCAGGCGCATAG TAGGCACTGTTTCCACTCCTATTTATTGAGGAAACAAGCTCAGCAGTATGATTTGCCAAGGCTCCACAGCTG GCGGCAGAAGAAAACAACTTACCACACCATGGTGGACCTAGAAGACTTGAAAGGCTACAGCCGGATTGGGAAAGCCATTCTGTGTCCTGCTCACCCCGCGGAGGAACTGAGGCTGTTCTGTGAGCTGTGTGACCAGCCCGTGTGCCGCGACTGTGTGGTGGGTGAGCACCGGGAGCACCCCTGTGACTTCACCAGCAATGTTATCCACAAGCATGGGGACTCCGTGCGGGAGCTCCTCAAAGACACCCAGCCCCACGTGGAGGCCCTGGAGGACGCCCTGGCACAGATCAAAGAGACAAGCAGTGCCCTCCAGCAGCGAGTGGAGGCCGTGGCTGCTGACATCCGAACATTCTCTGAGGGCTACGTCAAGGCCATCGAGGAGCATCGGGACAAGCTGCTGAAGCAGCTGGAAGACATACGGATCCAGAAGGAGAACTCCCTACAGCTGCAGAAGGCACAGCTGGAGCAGCTGCTGGCAGACATGCGCACGGGAGTGGAGTTCACCGAGCACTTGCTGACCTGTGGCTCTGACTTGGAGATCCTCATCAccaagggggtggtggtggagcggCTCATGAAGCTGAACCAGGTCGAATACACTGCCCATCCCAGAGTAAACGATAAGATATGCTTCTCTCCTCAGGAGAAAGCTGGCCGGTGCCGTGGCTATGAAGTGTATGGGGTCATCAATACCAAAGAGGTCGACCCTGCCAAATGTGTCCTTCAAGGAGAAG ATCTCCACAGAGCCCGGGAGAAACAGACCACCTCTTTCACCCTGCTTTGTAAGGATGCAGCGGGAGAGAgcatgggcaggggaggggacaacGTTCAAGTCGCAGTTGTTCCGAAGGACAAGAAGGACAG TCCGGTCAGAACGATGGTGCAAGACAACAAGGATGGGACATACTGCGTTTCCTTCACCCCCAAGGAACCCGGCGTCTACACTGTGTTGGTCTGCATCAAGGAGCAGCACGTGCAG GTGCTGTTCTTTGCTCTTGGTCTGAACACCGAAGGGCTCGCCATTCACTGTGACCGTGAGGAAAAGGCACCGCTCACACCCAGGCGTGTTTCACTGCTGCACATTCTGCTCCAGTGGAGGCCAGAAAACCGCTCGCTGTGCCTGTGGGGGCACCATGCCAG GTGGGTACCTAGGCTGTGGCCATGGACACAAAGGCCACCCAGGCCGTCCACACTGGTCATGCTGTGGGAAGTTTACCGAGAAGTCCGAATGTACATGGGCAGGCGGGCAGAGCGCAGCCAGGAGTCTGCTCAGGACCGTGGCACTCTGACGGCTGCCCGGGCCAGCCTGCTGAGCTGCACAGCTTCGGAGGACCAGAGGAGCCAGGCCTGGATGAATTCTGAAGAAAcggagaaaattaaaaacaaagtgccTTATCTGTACTCTGGAGTTAAGTACTTTTTGTGA